A stretch of Pseudomonas sp. LRP2-20 DNA encodes these proteins:
- the ftsY gene encoding signal recognition particle-docking protein FtsY yields the protein MFGSNDDKKAPAEAGEKKGLFSWFRKKPQQPVAEQPQTPEPQAPEVQPAEPVAPPPAAQQPLVEAQQPAPVEPVVPVVEAPVPAPVASQPLQAPTPEPIASEPLVAPAPEPVASVPLQAAPVEAAPAVEHAAPVSNLVLPVAEEPVALVPDLEPKAPPVIPERPAPEPVVAPVAAPAPVAPEPAPVVAAPVATEQSKPGFFARLKQGLSKTSASIGEGMASLFLGKKVIDDDLLDEIETRLLTADVGVEATSSIVQNLTQKVARKQLADADALYKSLQEELAALLRPVEQPLKVEAQNKPYVILVVGVNGAGKTTTIGKLAKKLQLEGKKVMLAAGDTFRAAAVEQLQVWGERNQIPVIAQHTGADSASVIFDAVQAAKARGVDVLIADTAGRLHTKDNLMEELKKVRRVIGKLDAEAPHEVLLVLDAGTGQNAISQAKYFNQSVELTGLALTKLDGTAKGGVIFALAKQFNIPIRFIGVGEGIDDLRTFEAEPFVKALFAERD from the coding sequence ATGTTTGGTTCCAACGACGACAAAAAAGCGCCGGCCGAGGCTGGCGAGAAAAAAGGCCTGTTCAGCTGGTTTCGCAAGAAGCCGCAGCAACCTGTCGCCGAACAGCCTCAAACGCCTGAGCCACAAGCGCCCGAGGTGCAGCCAGCCGAGCCAGTAGCGCCGCCGCCTGCTGCCCAGCAGCCGCTTGTCGAGGCGCAGCAGCCTGCGCCGGTCGAGCCGGTGGTCCCGGTGGTAGAAGCACCTGTGCCAGCGCCGGTCGCTTCCCAGCCATTGCAAGCGCCGACGCCTGAGCCAATCGCCTCTGAGCCGCTGGTGGCCCCGGCGCCTGAGCCCGTCGCCTCCGTGCCTCTGCAAGCAGCGCCGGTCGAGGCTGCCCCGGCGGTCGAGCATGCCGCCCCTGTCAGCAATCTGGTACTTCCGGTTGCCGAAGAGCCCGTGGCGCTGGTGCCGGACCTGGAGCCCAAGGCGCCGCCGGTGATTCCTGAACGTCCAGCGCCAGAGCCGGTGGTGGCCCCAGTCGCAGCCCCTGCGCCGGTGGCACCTGAGCCTGCGCCAGTGGTTGCGGCGCCGGTGGCCACCGAGCAGTCCAAACCAGGTTTCTTCGCCCGCCTCAAGCAGGGCCTGTCGAAGACCAGCGCCAGCATCGGCGAAGGCATGGCCAGCCTGTTCCTGGGCAAGAAGGTCATCGATGACGACCTGCTCGACGAGATCGAAACCCGCCTGCTGACTGCCGACGTCGGCGTCGAAGCCACATCGTCCATCGTTCAGAACCTGACCCAGAAGGTCGCCCGCAAGCAACTGGCTGACGCCGACGCGCTGTACAAGTCGCTGCAGGAAGAACTGGCCGCACTGCTGCGCCCGGTCGAGCAGCCGCTCAAGGTCGAAGCGCAGAACAAGCCCTATGTGATTCTGGTGGTTGGCGTGAACGGTGCCGGCAAGACCACCACCATCGGCAAGCTGGCCAAGAAGCTGCAGCTGGAAGGCAAGAAAGTCATGTTGGCTGCCGGTGATACCTTCCGCGCCGCCGCCGTCGAGCAGTTGCAGGTCTGGGGCGAGCGTAACCAGATCCCGGTGATCGCCCAGCACACCGGTGCCGATTCCGCCTCGGTGATCTTCGACGCCGTGCAGGCCGCCAAGGCCCGTGGTGTGGATGTGCTGATCGCCGACACCGCCGGCCGCTTGCACACCAAAGACAACCTGATGGAAGAGCTGAAAAAGGTTCGCCGGGTAATCGGCAAGCTCGACGCCGAGGCGCCGCACGAGGTGCTGCTGGTGCTCGACGCCGGTACCGGGCAGAACGCCATCAGCCAGGCCAAGTACTTCAACCAGAGCGTCGAACTGACCGGCCTGGCCCTGACCAAGCTGGACGGCACCGCCAAGGGCGGGGTGATCTTTGCCCTGGCCAAGCAGTTCAACATCCCGATCCGCTTCATCGGTGTCGGTGAAGGCATCGACGACCTGCGTACCTTCGAAGCCGAGCCGTTCGTCAAGGCTCTGTTCGCCGAGCGAGACTGA
- the ftsE gene encoding cell division ATP-binding protein FtsE, whose amino-acid sequence MIRFEQVAKRYPNGHVGLHELSFRARRGEFLFVTGHSGAGKSTLLRLLLAMERPTSGKLMLAGQDLGQISNAQIPFLRRQIGVVFQNHQLLFDRTVFNNIALPLQILGLSKAEIAKRVDSALERVSLSDKGELFPADLSTGQQQRVGIARAIVHQPALLLADEPTGNLDPRLAAEIMGVFEDINRLGTTVLIASHDLALIARMRHRMLTLQRGRLIGDGEAGQ is encoded by the coding sequence ATGATCCGATTCGAACAGGTTGCCAAGCGCTACCCTAACGGCCATGTCGGCTTGCACGAGCTGAGTTTTCGCGCGCGCCGGGGCGAGTTCCTGTTCGTCACCGGGCACTCGGGCGCGGGCAAGAGCACCTTGCTGCGCCTGCTGCTGGCCATGGAACGCCCGACCAGCGGCAAGCTGATGCTGGCCGGGCAGGACCTGGGCCAGATCAGCAATGCGCAGATCCCGTTCCTGCGCCGGCAGATCGGCGTGGTGTTCCAGAACCACCAGCTGCTGTTCGACCGCACGGTGTTCAACAACATCGCCCTGCCGCTGCAGATTCTCGGCTTGTCCAAGGCCGAAATCGCCAAGCGAGTGGATTCGGCGCTGGAGCGCGTTTCGCTGTCTGACAAGGGCGAGCTGTTCCCGGCCGACCTGTCCACTGGCCAGCAGCAGCGGGTCGGTATCGCCCGCGCCATCGTCCACCAGCCGGCCTTGCTGCTGGCCGACGAACCCACCGGTAACCTCGACCCGCGCCTGGCTGCAGAAATCATGGGCGTCTTCGAGGACATCAACCGCCTGGGCACCACGGTTCTGATCGCCAGCCACGACCTGGCACTGATTGCGCGTATGCGCCACCGCATGCTGACCCTGCAGCGCGGCCGTCTGATCGGCGATGGGGAGGCCGGGCAATGA
- the ftsX gene encoding permease-like cell division protein FtsX, with amino-acid sequence MSTTRTPKVSERVAPKAADPQPAKKKGGDHDDDGPDFRTLLHAWLESHRASLADSLRRLGKQPIGSFFTCLVMAVALSMPMGLSLLLKNIEVLGGSWQRAAQISLYLKLDAGNQQGEALRDDIRRMPGVADAQYVSPGQALEEFQQQSGLGEALRELPDNPLPGVVVVTPTEVDKPALEALRQRLAELPRVENAQLDLVWVERLAAILKLGDRFVFGLAVMLISALLLVIGNTIRLHIENRRIEIEVIKLVGGTDSYVRRPFLYMGALYGLGAGVLAWAILAFGLNWLNEAVVGLSGLYGSDFALGGVPASDGLSLLIGAVLLGYIGAWIAVARHLNELAPR; translated from the coding sequence ATGAGCACTACACGTACACCAAAGGTTTCCGAACGCGTTGCGCCCAAGGCAGCCGACCCGCAGCCGGCCAAGAAGAAAGGCGGCGATCACGACGACGACGGTCCGGACTTCCGCACCCTGCTGCACGCCTGGCTGGAAAGCCATCGCGCCAGCCTAGCCGACAGCTTGCGGCGCCTGGGCAAGCAGCCGATCGGCAGCTTCTTCACCTGTCTGGTGATGGCCGTGGCCCTGAGCATGCCGATGGGCCTGTCGCTGCTGTTGAAGAACATCGAGGTGCTGGGAGGCTCCTGGCAGCGCGCTGCGCAGATTTCGCTCTACCTCAAGCTCGATGCGGGCAACCAGCAGGGTGAAGCCCTGCGCGACGACATCAGGCGTATGCCGGGGGTCGCCGACGCCCAGTACGTCAGCCCGGGGCAGGCCCTGGAAGAGTTCCAGCAGCAGTCCGGGTTGGGCGAAGCCCTGCGCGAGCTGCCCGACAACCCGTTGCCCGGTGTCGTGGTGGTGACCCCTACCGAAGTCGACAAGCCGGCCCTGGAAGCCCTGCGTCAGCGCCTGGCGGAGCTGCCAAGGGTGGAGAACGCGCAACTGGACCTGGTATGGGTGGAGCGCCTGGCGGCGATCCTCAAGCTGGGCGACCGGTTTGTCTTCGGTCTGGCAGTGATGCTGATTTCTGCGCTGCTGTTAGTAATCGGTAACACAATTCGTCTACATATTGAAAACCGCCGCATCGAGATCGAAGTGATCAAGCTGGTAGGCGGTACCGACAGCTACGTGCGCCGGCCTTTCCTGTACATGGGCGCCTTGTACGGCCTGGGTGCGGGCGTGCTGGCCTGGGCGATCCTGGCGTTTGGCCTGAACTGGCTGAACGAGGCCGTGGTAGGGCTGTCCGGGCTGTACGGCAGTGACTTCGCCCTGGGCGGGGTACCAGCTTCCGATGGTCTGTCGCTCTTGATCGGAGCGGTGCTGTTGGGGTATATCGGTGCATGGATCGCCGTTGCCCGCCATCTGAACGAGCTGGCGCCGCGATAG
- the rpoH gene encoding RNA polymerase sigma factor RpoH has translation MTTSLQPAYALVPGANLEAYVHTVNSIPLLSVEQERDLAERLYYEQDLEAARQMVMAHLRFVVHIARSYAGYGLAQADLIQEGNVGLMKAVKRFNPEMGVRLVSFAVHWIKAEIHEFILRNWRIVKVATTKAQRKLFFNLRSQKKRLAWLNNDEVHRVAESLGVEPREVREMESRLSGQDMAFDPAAEADDDSAFQSPAHYLEDHRYDPAVQLEDADWSDNSTSNLHEALQGLDDRSRDILYQRWLAEEKATLHELADKYSVSAERIRQLEKNAMNKVKALITV, from the coding sequence ATGACCACATCGTTGCAACCTGCCTATGCCCTGGTACCCGGTGCAAACCTGGAAGCCTACGTGCACACGGTCAACAGCATCCCGCTGTTGTCTGTCGAGCAGGAGCGTGATCTGGCCGAGCGTCTCTACTACGAGCAGGATCTCGAGGCCGCTCGGCAAATGGTGATGGCCCACCTGCGTTTCGTTGTACATATCGCACGCAGCTATGCAGGCTACGGGCTGGCTCAGGCTGACCTGATCCAGGAAGGTAACGTCGGCCTGATGAAGGCCGTGAAGCGCTTCAACCCGGAAATGGGTGTGCGCCTGGTGTCCTTCGCCGTGCACTGGATCAAGGCAGAGATCCACGAATTCATCCTGCGCAACTGGCGCATCGTCAAGGTGGCGACCACCAAGGCCCAGCGCAAGCTGTTCTTCAACCTGCGCAGCCAGAAGAAGCGTCTGGCCTGGCTGAACAACGACGAAGTGCATCGCGTGGCGGAAAGCCTCGGCGTCGAGCCACGTGAAGTGCGCGAAATGGAAAGCCGCCTGAGTGGCCAGGACATGGCCTTCGACCCGGCAGCCGAAGCGGATGACGACAGCGCCTTCCAGTCGCCTGCGCATTATCTGGAAGACCACCGCTACGACCCGGCGGTGCAGCTGGAGGATGCAGACTGGAGCGACAACTCCACCAGCAACCTGCATGAAGCGCTGCAAGGCCTGGATGATCGTAGTCGGGATATTCTCTACCAGCGCTGGTTGGCGGAAGAGAAGGCCACGTTGCATGAGCTGGCTGACAAGTACAGCGTTTCGGCTGAGCGGATCCGCCAGCTGGAGAAAAATGCGATGAACAAGGTCAAGGCGTTGATCACCGTCTGA
- the mtgA gene encoding monofunctional biosynthetic peptidoglycan transglycosylase codes for MLSSILRRLARALLWFAVGSILLVLVFRWVPPPGTALMLERKVQSWVSGEPIDLQRDWEPWENISDELKVAVIAGEDQKFASHWGFDIPAIQAALAYNERGGSVRGASTLTQQVAKNLFLWSGRSWFRKGLEAWFTALIELFWSKERILEVYLNSAEWGKGVFGAQAAARYHFGVDASRLTRQQAAQLAAVLPSPIKWSASRPSAYVASRAGWIRRQMSQLGGPSYLMQLDASRRP; via the coding sequence ATGCTGTCATCCATTCTCCGCCGCCTCGCCCGCGCCCTGCTCTGGTTCGCTGTCGGCAGCATTTTGCTGGTACTGGTGTTTCGCTGGGTGCCACCGCCGGGCACCGCCTTGATGCTCGAGCGCAAGGTGCAATCGTGGGTGAGTGGCGAACCGATCGACCTGCAACGCGACTGGGAACCGTGGGAAAACATCTCCGACGAGCTCAAGGTGGCGGTCATCGCCGGTGAAGACCAGAAGTTCGCCAGCCATTGGGGCTTCGACATCCCGGCAATCCAGGCGGCACTGGCGTACAACGAGCGTGGCGGCAGTGTTCGTGGCGCCAGCACCCTGACCCAGCAAGTGGCCAAGAACCTGTTCCTGTGGTCAGGCCGCAGCTGGTTCCGCAAGGGGCTGGAAGCCTGGTTCACCGCGCTGATCGAGCTGTTCTGGTCGAAGGAGCGGATTCTCGAGGTCTACCTGAACAGTGCCGAGTGGGGCAAAGGCGTGTTCGGTGCCCAGGCTGCGGCGCGTTATCACTTTGGTGTCGATGCCAGCCGGCTGACCCGCCAGCAGGCCGCACAACTGGCGGCGGTGCTGCCGAGCCCGATCAAGTGGAGTGCCAGCCGGCCGAGTGCCTATGTGGCGAGCCGGGCGGGGTGGATTCGCCGGCAGATGAGCCAGTTGGGTGGGCCGAGCTACCTGATGCAGCTGGATGCTTCGCGTCGGCCTTGA
- a CDS encoding DUF423 domain-containing protein — protein sequence MLRSFLMLAAFFGFTGVALGAFAAHGLKNRLTADYLAIFHTGVTYQLVHALAIFGVAVLSAHLPGRLVGWAGGLFALGIVLFSGSLYLLTLSGLGKLGMITPVGGLCFLAGWLCLGLAAWRLG from the coding sequence ATGCTTCGCAGCTTCCTCATGCTTGCCGCCTTTTTCGGCTTTACCGGCGTCGCCTTGGGCGCGTTCGCCGCACATGGGCTGAAGAACCGCCTGACGGCCGATTACCTGGCCATTTTCCATACGGGGGTGACCTATCAGCTGGTGCATGCCCTGGCGATCTTTGGTGTCGCCGTGCTTTCGGCGCACCTGCCTGGGCGTCTGGTCGGCTGGGCCGGCGGTCTGTTCGCCCTGGGGATCGTGCTGTTCTCCGGTAGCCTGTACCTGCTGACCCTCAGCGGCCTTGGCAAGCTGGGCATGATCACCCCCGTCGGCGGCCTGTGCTTCCTCGCCGGTTGGCTGTGCCTGGGCCTGGCTGCCTGGCGCCTGGGCTGA
- the thiS gene encoding sulfur carrier protein ThiS — protein sequence MRIQLNGEPYELPAGESVAALLARLELTGRRVAVELNLDIVPRSQHDSTQLNEGDQVEVVHAIGGG from the coding sequence ATGCGCATTCAACTGAACGGTGAACCTTACGAATTGCCCGCTGGCGAAAGCGTCGCGGCCCTGCTGGCCCGCCTGGAACTGACCGGGCGCCGGGTGGCGGTGGAACTCAACCTGGATATCGTGCCGCGCAGCCAGCACGACAGCACCCAGCTTAACGAAGGCGACCAGGTCGAAGTGGTCCATGCCATCGGTGGCGGTTGA
- a CDS encoding thiazole synthase produces the protein MSNVRSDKPFILAGRTFQSRLLVGTGKYRDMDETRLATEASGAEIVTVAVRRTNLGQNAGEPNLLDVLSPDKYTILPNTAGCFDAVEAVRTCRLARELLDGHKSHESRTLVKLEVLADQKTLFPNVIETLKAAEVLVKDGFDVMVYTSDDPIIARQLAEAGCIAVMPLAGLIGTGLGICNPYNLQIILEESKVPVLVDAGVGTASDATIAMEMGCEAVLMNSAIAHAQQPVLMAEAMKHAIVAGRMAYLAGRMPKKLYASASSPLDGLIK, from the coding sequence ATGAGCAACGTTCGTAGCGACAAGCCCTTCATCCTGGCCGGGCGCACTTTCCAGTCGCGCCTGCTGGTTGGCACCGGCAAATACCGTGACATGGACGAAACCCGCCTGGCAACCGAAGCCTCGGGTGCCGAGATCGTCACTGTGGCCGTGCGCCGGACCAACCTGGGCCAGAATGCGGGCGAGCCGAACCTGCTCGACGTGCTGTCGCCCGACAAGTACACCATCCTGCCAAACACGGCAGGTTGCTTTGACGCTGTCGAGGCGGTACGTACCTGCCGCCTGGCCCGTGAGCTGCTCGATGGCCACAAGTCCCACGAGTCGCGCACGCTGGTGAAACTGGAAGTGCTGGCCGACCAGAAAACCCTGTTCCCCAACGTGATCGAAACCCTCAAGGCTGCCGAAGTGCTGGTCAAGGACGGTTTCGACGTGATGGTCTACACCAGCGACGACCCGATCATCGCCCGCCAGCTGGCAGAAGCCGGCTGCATCGCGGTGATGCCGCTGGCCGGCCTGATCGGTACTGGCCTGGGCATCTGCAACCCGTACAACCTGCAGATCATCCTCGAAGAGTCGAAGGTGCCGGTACTGGTCGACGCCGGTGTGGGTACCGCCTCCGATGCCACCATCGCCATGGAAATGGGCTGTGAAGCCGTGCTGATGAACTCGGCCATCGCCCATGCCCAGCAGCCGGTGCTGATGGCCGAAGCCATGAAGCACGCCATCGTCGCCGGCCGCATGGCCTACCTGGCCGGTCGCATGCCGAAAAAACTTTACGCCAGCGCCTCTTCGCCGCTGGATGGTCTGATCAAGTAA